The Globicephala melas chromosome X, mGloMel1.2, whole genome shotgun sequence genome window below encodes:
- the S100G gene encoding protein S100-G — MSTNKFPEELKSIFEKYAAKEGDPNQLSKEELKLLIQTEFPSLLKGPSTLDDLFQELDRNGDGEVSFEEFQVLVKKISQ; from the exons ATGAGTACAAACAAGTTtcctgaagaactgaagagcattTTTGAAAAATACGCAGCCAAAGAAGGTGATCCAAACCAGCTGTCGAAGGAGGAGCTGAAGCTATTGATTCAGACTGAATTCCCCAGTTTACTGAAA GGTCCAAGCACCCTAGATGACCTCTTTCAAGAACTGGACAGGAATGGAGATGGAGAAGTTAGTTTCGAAGAGTTCCAGGTGTTAGTAAAAAAGATATCCcagtga